In Rhizoctonia solani chromosome 7, complete sequence, one DNA window encodes the following:
- a CDS encoding peptide transporter PTR2 yields the protein MTKIPSALRETEGDITGAKMDRRQLNVSPNEKEKSLDSPVMQTVEEHIDFDEDIVLPTEEEKRTLRRVAGHIPMSAWLVVVVEFAERFSYYGTTGPFVNYIQRPLPEGGNGAGAPPKGTEIRPGALGKGQQASTGLTTFFSFLSYLTPILGAILSDAYWGKLKTLFIFAIVGGVGHVILVGTAAPALLQNNPTGSYVGLIISLIIMGFATGAIKSNVSPLVAEQIPNSREHIRVMKNGERVIVDPNLTIQRVFMYFYLMINIGSLGSIATTETELHSGFWLAYLIPTIVYVLVPIVLWVGRHKYVQYPPRGSIHIEAFRVIRRVYKGVWSLNPSETFRRMRDPSKWDRARPGHAAQAHGNSNVTGEFTPTWDDTFVDEMRRTMHAVKIFVFYPLFWVPYNQMTNNIVSQAGVMTTHGVPNDLLQNINAIAIIILIPLMDRIVYPGLRRIGCIVRPIQRITLGFMFAAMAMVYASALQNGIYKTNPCGRFVTDCETRSSLNVWIQTPAYVLISCSEIFASITGLEYAYNKAPLRMKSIVMAAFLLTQGVGNALSWALLPVSTDPYLVWNYAGSGIAAFIAGVAFWICFRHMDATEEEQNEIGRQVPGGGRITKGGDIEKPSNPQT from the exons ATGACTAAAATACCATCAGCACTTCGAGAAACAGAGGGTGACATCACAGGTGCCAAAATGGACCGGCGACAGTTGAACGTGTCGCCCAACGAGAAAGAGAAATCCCTTGATTCACCTGTTATGCAAACTGTAGAAGAGCACATCGACTTCGATGAGGATATTGTTCTACCCACTGAAGAGGAAAAACGTACTCTTCGTCGAGTGGCAGGGCACATTCCTATGTCAGCATGGCTTGTAGTCGTAGTGGAATTTGCCGAGAGGTTTTCGTATTACGGCACTACAGGGCCATTCGTGAATTACAT TCAACGCCCACTTCCGGAAGGGGGTAATGGAGCCGGTGCTCCACCAAAAGGAACCGAAATCCGCCCCGGGGCCTTAGGAAAAGGACAGCAAGCTTCGACGGGTTTGACTACTTTTTTTTCCTTCCTCTCCTACTTGACACCCATTCTTGGGGCTATTCTTTCCGACGCC TACTGGGGCAAGTTAAAAACTCTCTTCATTTTCGCTATCGTTGGAGGGGTCGGGCACGTAATTCTCGTTGGTACTGCTGCCCCTGCGCTCCTCCAAAACAACCCCACAGGGTCATACGTGGGTCTGATTATAAGTTTGATCATCATGGGCTTTGCGACGGGTGCCATAAAGTCGAACGTATCACCCCTGGTCGCGGAGCAGATTCCTAACTCGCGTGAACATATCAGAGTTATGAAAAATGGCGAGCGTGTGATCGTCGATCCAAACTTGACCATCCAACGAGTATTTATGTACTTTTATTTG ATGATTAATATTGGTTCGCTGGGCTCTATCGCCACCACAGAAACGGAGCTTCATAGCGGATTCTGGTTGGCCTACCTCATT CCTACTATCGTCTACGTGCTTGTTCCTATTGTCCTATGGGTTGGGAGACACAAGTATGTCCAATACCCACCTCGCGGATCTATCCACATCGAGGCTTTTCGAGTCATTCGCCGGGTTTATAAGGGGGTATGGAGCCTCAACCCCTCCGAGACCTTCCGTAGGATGCGTGATCCATCCAAATGGGACAGAGCCAGACCAGGTCATGCTGCTCAGGCCCATGGTAACTCTAACGTAACCGGTGAATTTACTCCTACATGGGATGAT ACATTCGTTGACGAGATGCGACGAACAATGCATGCTGTTAAGATATTCGTATTTTATCCACT ATTCTGGGTTCCAT ATAACCAAATGACAAACAACATTGTGTCTCAGGCAGGGGTCATGACCACGCACGGTGTGCCCAATGATCTATTGCAGAATATCAATGCCATTGCGATTATTATTCTTATTCCACTAATGGACCGAATTGT GTACCCGGGTCTCCGGCGCATCGGTTGTATAGTAAGGCCTATTCAACGCATCACCTTAGGGTTTATGTTTGCTGCGATGGCGATGGTTTATGCTTCGGCTCTTCAGAATGGAATTTACAAAACAAATCCTTGTGGTCGGTTCGTCACCGATTGCGAGACACGCAGCTCTTTGAACGTCTGGATTCAAACTCCAGCTTATGTGCTGATCTCTTGTTCAGAAAT CTTCGCCAGCATCACTGGCCTGGAGTATGCCTACAACAAGGCGCCTCTGCGAATGAAAAGCATTGTAATGGCTGCCTTCTTGCTGACTCAGGGTGTCGGCAATGCATTGTCTTGGGCATTGCTTCCAGTCAGCACAGATCCTTATTTGGTCTGGAAC TACGCCGGAAGTGGGATCGCAGCT TTTATTGCTGGTGTGGCTTTCTGGATATGTTTCCGCCACATGGATGCAACCGAGGAAGAACAAAACGAGATCGGGCGTCAGGTTCCTGGGGGTGGTCGAATAACGAAAGGCGGCGATATCGAGAAACCATCCAACCCCCAAACTTAG
- a CDS encoding CCR4-Not complex component, Not1, which produces MYYSGTTASPSRSHSLSNDPAPPWSRGPHPVLAPGSAQHAQAVPQGPQSPGYLVQYANGHHAQHPLPHQHPHQPPHQHQIQHHQHPHQHPHSQHQHQNSLSGYHSPGSVHAQSTGRSTTPGAPNGPPVIIPPHWQQQLHRAELCRQASAPHHRARAAALASRTSAKSAIPITAPVNVAAPKPVQADATNGTHQRAGSVSERTDTSEDRASSAANGHPSANTAPVVNPPRPSAERKPASTWTTLDMGGMRLKNISQSLFTLDYLTTLYINHNQLTSIPPEISRLRHLILLDISSNQLVSLPPELGMLSSLRELHAFDNRLENIPPEFGTLHQLEMLGLEGNPLQPSLRIILQKDGTPALISYLRDSCPVPAPPPERQWRVLLPDDPEPGTETFSVISYNILCEKYATSTMYGYTPSWALNWSYRKELILAEIQNYGADFICLQEVDVAQYEDYFFKKLGEAGYSGVFSPKSRVRTMSETERRRVDGCAIFFLSEKYTLIEHHLIEFAQAAHTRPALRSTEDWFNRVQNKDHIAVAATLVSRATGTRLIIANAHLFWDPEFRDVKLVQSAILMDSLKVIADDFADMEVAGGQKNRYSKGTQIPLIVCGDFNSAPEDSGVSEFLSKGHVSGSHPDFMGHQYGPYTSEGPRHPFELRSAYAGIGELPMTNYVPSFQGAIDYIWYGTENVDVAAVLGEVDKNYLSKVVGFPNAHFPSDHVLISAEFRILPTKEAKPSKSTRKR; this is translated from the exons ATGTATTATTCTGGCACTACAGCGTCTCCTTCACGTTCCCACTCTCTCTCTAACGACCCAGCTCCTCCATGGTCTCGAGGTCCCCATCCGGTGCTTGCTCCCGGTAGCGCACAGCACGCCCAAGCCGTGCCTCAAGGACCTCAGTCACCTGGTTACCTTGTTCAGTACGCCAATGGACACCACGCGCAACACCCCCTGCCTCACCAGCATCCCCACCAGCCTCCTCACCAGCACCAAATTCAGCATCACCAACACCCCCACCAACACCCCCATAGCCAGCATCAGCACCAGAACTCTCTCTCTGGCTACCACTCCCCCGGCAGCGTCCACGCCCAATCCACGGGAAGATCCACTACCCCTGGTGCCCCCAATGGTCCTCCAGTCATTATCCCTCCCCATTGGCAGCAGCAGCTCCATCGTGCAGAG CTCTGTAGACAAGCCTCGGCCCCCCACCACAGAGCCCGCGCCGCGGCCCTCGCTTCCCGCACATCGGCCAAGTCTGCCATTCCTATCACCGCTCCTGTCAACGTAGCTGCCCCCAAGCCTGTGCAGGCCGATGCTACCAATGGCACTCATCAGCGAGCAGGCAGTGTTTCGGAACGAACCGATACAAGCGAAGACAGGGCTTCTTCGGCTGCCAACGGTCACCCCTCTGCCAATACTGCACCAGTCGTCAATCCTCCCCGGCCGTCGGCTGAGCGTAAACCCGCCAGCACGTGGACCACACTCGATATGGGTGGTATGCGCCTCAAGAATATCTCCCAGTCTCTATTCACGCTCGACTACCTCACCACACTTTACATCAACCACAATCAACTCACCTCCATCCCGCCGGAAATCTCGCGTCTCCGTCATCTCATCCTCCTTGATATTTCCTCCAACCAGCTTGTGTCTCTTCCTCCCGAACTCGGTATGTTGTCCTCGTTGCGTGAGCTTCACGCATTCGACAACAGGCTCGAGAACATACCGCCCGAGTTTGGGACGCTCCATCAGCTCGAGATGCTTGGCCTTGAAGGAAACCCACTCCAGCCATCACTCCGTATAATCTTGCAAAAGGATGGCACCCCGGCCCTCATTTCCTACTTGCGCGATTCGTGTCCAGTTCCCGCTCCTCCGCCCGAACGGCAATGGCGCGTTCTCCTTCCCGACGACCCCGAGCCCGGAACCGAGACATTTAGCGTCATTTCTTACAATATCCTCTGCGAAAAGTACGCTACGTCAACGATGTATGGATACACTCCATCCTGGGCACTGAATTGGTCCTACCGAAAAGAGTTGATCCTGGCCGAGATCCAAAATTATGGCGCAGATTTCATCTGTTTGCAG GAAGTAGACGTTGCTCAGTATGAGGACTACTTCTTCAAGAAACTCGGTGAAGCTGGCTATTCAGGTGTCTTTTCGCCCAAGTCTCGTGTGCGAACCATGAGCGAGACCGAAAGAAGACGCGTCGACGGCTGCGCTATTTTCTTCCTCTCGGAAAA GTACACCCTAATCGAACACCACCTCATTGAGTTTGCCCAAGCGGCACATACCCGCCCTGCGCTGCGCTCAACGGAAGACTGGTTCAATCGCGTCCAAAACAAGGATCATATCGCAGTCGCCGCAACCCTTGTCTCGCGCGCGACTGGAACTCGCCTCATTATTGCCAATGCCCACCTCTTCTGGGACCCCGAATTCCGAGACGTCAAACTAGTTCAGTCTGCGATTCTCATGGACAGCTTGAAAGTCATTGCCGACGATTTTGCGGATATGGAGGTTGCGGGCGGACAGAAGAACAGATATTCCAAGGGCACCCAAATCCCGCTCATTGTGTGTGGAGACTTTAACTCTGCGCCTGAAGATAGTGGAGTGTCCGAGTTCTTGTCCAAGGGACACGTGTCTGGTTCGCACCCCGATTTCATGGGCCACCAATACGGGCCTTATACGAGCGAAGGCCCGCGTCATCCGTTTGAACTGCGCAGTGCATATGCCGGAATAGGAGAACTCCCAATGACGAACTATGTGCCCAGTTTCCAGGGCGCGATTGATTACATCTGGTACGGAACTGAGAACGTGGATGTTGCTGCCGTGCTCGGAGAGGTGGACAAGAACTATCTTAGCAAGGTTGTAGGGTTCCCGAATGCTCATTTCCCTTCAGA CCACGTTCTCATCTCGGCTGAATTCCGTATCCTCCCAACGAAAGAGGCCAAACCCTCCAAGTCGACTCGTAAACGGTAA
- a CDS encoding cytochrome P450 family protein: MPLSSLPTSYYLLGGVVAFVGWYLVPFLYDPFHLRRSTIPGPKLAAISNLWLAYVSAKGHRSTSVHELHQRYGKLVRIAPDHVSIADSKAVETLYAHGSNGSLKSDFYDAFVSINDALFSTRNRAAHARKRKLVSAAFSLQNVLHFEPHVRRHIRLFFAQWDLRAAKAAKGSIEGARNGWSFFNVPSHFNYLAFDIIGDLAFGKPFGMIPNQSDVVPMIDHTPENLALGDKAKLRYVPAISVLNGRGNYSASVGVLPVWIREWVRVMPWFAKGSQDVLSLAGMASAAVDRRLRFGVPEEEPLDDEEEVTSGGRTDLLEKLMQGKDEHGEPMGRDELTAEALTQMIAGSDTTSNSSCAITFHLAANPDVQRKLQAELDTVMPNIRTSHPPTDIKDPTSPPLPPAASVAKWADIKALPYLQAVISEGMRLHSTFGLGPPRIVPKGGLEICGERFKEGTILSVPSYSLHHNRELWGDDYESFKPERWFGREPGKEYNPFSFGPRSCVGRNLATLEMTIIIASIFHRYEFVLDHPGQKPGIVEGLLRKPMQCVLGMRRRPESLAE, translated from the exons ATGCCGTTGTCTTCACTTCCTACTTCTTACTATCTTCTTGGAGGGGTTGTGGCCTTC GTTGGGTGGTACCTTGTGCCATTCTTGTAtgatcccttccaccttCGTCGATCAACAATCCCTGGCCCTAAGCTCGCAGCAATCTCCAACCTGTGGTTGGCGTATGTTTCGGCCAAAGGCCACCGCAGTACTTCTGTTCACGAACTTCACCAACGATACG GAAAACTCGTTAGAATTGCCCCCGATCACGTCAGTATTGCAGATAGCAAGGCCGTCGAA ACACTATATGCCCATGGGAGTAATGGGTCGCTCAAATCAGACTTCTACGATGCATTTGTTAGCATCAATGATGCATTGTTCAGTACGAGAAATAGGGCCGCGCACGCAA GAAAGCGAAAGCTAGTATCGGCTGCTTTCTCACTCCAAAATGTTCTTCATTTCGAACCTCATGTCCGTCGTCATATTCGGCTATTTTTCGCACAATGGGATTTAAGGGCGGCAAAGGCCGCCAAGGGTAGCATCGAAGGCGCTCGAAACGGATGGTCATTCTTTAACGTCCCCAGCC ATTTCAACTACTTGGCGTTCGATATTATCGGCGATCTCGCATTCGGCAAGCCTTTCGGAATGATTCCAAACCAATCGGACGTAGTGCCCATGATTGATCACACCCCGGAAAACCTCGCATTGGGGGATAAAGCCAAGCTTCGTTATGTTCCTGCGATTTCGGTTCTCAATGGCCGAGGAAACTATTCCGCGAGCGTCGGTGTGCTTCCTGTCTGGATCCGTGAGTGGGTCCGCGTTATGCCCTGGTTTGCAAAAGGAAGCCAGGATGTCCTGAGCTTGGCGGGAATGGCTAGCGCAGCTGTTGATCGACGATTGAGGTTCGGAGTTCCCGAGGAAGAACCTCttgatgatgaggaagaagtaACGAGCGGAGGACGAACGGATTTGTTGGAGAAACTTATGCAAGGAAAGGATGAACACGGAGAACCAATGGGGAGAGACGAACTAACCGCCGAGGCATTGACACAAATGATTGCCGGAAGCGacaccactagcaa TTCATCTTGCGCCATTACGTTCCATCTTGCAGCAAACCCAGATGTCCAGCGAAAGCTTCAGGCTGAGCTTGATACGGTTATGCCCAACATTCGAACCTCTCATCCGCCCACCGATATTAAGGATCCCACATCGCCACCACTTCCCCCTGCCGCATCCGTCGCCAAATGGGCGGATATTAAGGCTTTGCCGTACTTGCAAGCAGTAATCAGCGAGGGCATGCGACTCCATAGTACATTCGGACTCGGGCCACCGAGGATTGTTCCCAAGGGTGGATTGGAAATCTGCGGCGAAAGGTTCAAGGAAGGTACAATTCTGAGTGTCCCGTCATACAGCCTCCACCATAATCGGGAACTCTGGGGCGATGATTATGAGAGTTTCAAGCCGGAGAGATGGTTTGGACGTGAGCCTGGAAAGGAGTACAACCCGTTCTCTTTTGGACCGAG ATCGTGCGTTGGAAGAAACTTGGCGACCCTGGAGATGACGATTATTATTGCTTCGATATTCCACCGATACGAATTTGTGCTCGACCACCCTGGACAAAAG CCGGGTATTGTTGAAGGGCTACTTCGGAAGCCAATGCAATGTGTATTGGGAATGAGGCGGCGACCTGAAAGTTTGGCAGAATAG
- a CDS encoding phenolic acid decarboxylase, translated as MAGRFNYQHCHIQEVREDEIFQISWVEETDTIVSLIVDLPHKRLTTFMAFSYGHWSFPEQAHGNKRSVQDLERWRGLATREAGLPMKRHIIPEQATIDRIFEGQGDLEDIDNNDITL; from the exons ATGGCAGGAAGGTTCAACTACCAGCATTGCCATATTCAGGAAGTGCGAGAGGACGAAATATTTCAAATCAGCTGG GTTGAGGAAACCGATACAATAGTATCTCTGATTGTCGACCTACCTCACAAACGTCTGACAACATTTATG GCCTTTTCATATGG TCACTGGAGCTTTCCAGAGCAAGCCCATGGTAATAAGCGGAGCGTGCAAGACCTAGAAAGATGGCGGGGGTTGGCAACCCGGGAGGCAGGGTTGCCAATGAAGCGGCATATCATTCCTGAACAGGCAACTATCGATAGGATCTTTGAAGGTCAAGGTGACTTAGAGGATATAGATAACAATGATATTACTCTGTAA
- a CDS encoding pyrolysin, producing MRFIVACAAAAQLVSAAVDIKSVKHKSTAPIVPNTYIVEIASGNHLKRGFASPHEELYHDLKRRDAKWEVTKEYSDELLTGAAVKVGSDADLLKLAEASGVQSITPVYLHAPPKPVFQQVMKDTTDATAPKDVFSTHVMTGVDKLHNEGYYGKGIKIGIIDSGVDYNHPALGGKFGPGNKIIGGYDFVGDDYTGRPGTPPPAPDNDPHDNCNGHGTHVAGIIGANPNNIWNISGVAYESEINAYRVFGCDGSVPDDILIDSLLRAYKDGNDIITLSLGGPDGWTEAVSGVVASRIADKGRIVTIAAGNDGQYGSWYASGPATGLSVISIGSVDNTAVNLQNATVSNGRTIPYQSLEKLAIPDGLPIYATSQDPAIVDDACNPLPASTPDLSNYVVLIRRGTCTFIQKLTNAAAKGGKYFLIYDNRDQSLGAISTGEYPGALITQADGLFLLKEAIPKKYTIAFPNSPYTASNPSGGLMSSFSTYGPSHDMYLKPAFSAPGGAILSTYPIALGSWEIASGTSMATPFAAGSAALLLQIKGKTAATAKAARAIFQNTAIPVKQTIANTSLVETASHQGAGLLNVYDAIKNTGSLTPSELLLNDTAYFKGVHTLLVKNGGKKSVTYTLTHVPAGTANTINGIEANLGPVSLVNSAASVAIVPNKVTVPAGWSLPVVVSIKPPTGLDATNFPVYSGYIKATGSDNTTLQSTYIGVAAKLKDAKVLDNTDAYFGVKIPVLTDSQGEPVPPTGSATYTMKGNDTPLVIYRLVQGTPLLRVDLIDSKTNVTTNQRRSEIEVGLGERSEAPAGPYSTLSKRSIRDWLFPNKGQTSGGTFAAVKTLGVLFQEDYLPRNSAAATADANGYTSLQVTAFANGTTIPDGSYKILVRALKITGNPKKEEDYEVWTSSTVVVKRA from the exons ATGAGGTTTATCGTTGCCTGTGCTGCGGCAGCTCAGCTCGTCTCTGCTGCCGTCGACATCAAGTCGGTCAAGCATAAATCGACTGCCCCTATTGTTCCTAAT ACCTACATCGTTGAGATTGCCTCCGGCAACCATCTCAAACGTGGCTTTGCGTCCCCTCACGAAGAGCTCTACCATGACCTCAAACGCCGCGATGCCAAATGGGAGGTAACTAAGGAGTACAGCGATGAACTCCTCACCGGTGCTGCTGTCAAGGTCGGAAGCGATGCCGATCTCCTCAAACTTGCCGAGGCCAGCGGTGTGCAGTCGATCACCCCGGTTTATCTGCATGCTCCTCCCAAGCCTGTTTTTCAGCAGGTCATGAAGGACACCACAGACGCAACAGCGCCAAAGGATGTCTTTTCAACCCATGTTATGACCGGAGTTGACAAGCTCCACAATGAGGGCTACTATGGCAAGGGCATCAAAATCGGTATTATCGATAGTGGTGTCGACTACAACCACCCCGCTCTTGGTGGAAAGTTTGGACCCGGTAACAAAATTATTGGTGGATACGACTTTGTTGGCGATGACTACACTGGTCGTCCCGGAACTCCTCCACCCGCTCCTGACAATGAT CCCCACGATAATTGCAACGGACATGGCACTCACGTCGCCGGTATCATCGGTGCCAACCCCAACAACATTTGGAACATATCCGGTGTCGCTTACGAGTCCGAGATCAATGCTTACCGCGTCTTTGGCTGCGATGGCTCCGTCCCCGATGATATTCTAATCGATTCGCTGCTTCGGGCCTATAAAGACGGCAACGATATCATTACGCTGTCTCTCGGTGGCCCCGATGGATGGACCGAGGCCGTTTCTGGCGTTGTTGCTAGCCGAATCGCTGACAAGGGCAGAATTGTTACTATTGCCGCTGGCAACGATGGCCAGTACGGCTCTTGGTACGCATCTGGCCCCGCCACCGGTCTCAGTGTTATTTCAATCGGTTCTGTCGACAA CACTGCCGTCAACCTCCAAAATGCAACCGTCTCCAATGGACGCACTATCCCTTACCAATCGCTCGAAAAGCTTGCCATCCCAGACGGTCTCCCAATCTACGCTACGTCTCAGGACCCTGCCATTGTCGACGATGCTTGCAATCCTCTCCCTGCCAGTACCCCCGACCTCTCCAACTATGTTGTCTTGATTCGCCGTGGTACTTGCACCTTTATTCAGAAGTTGACCAACGCAGCTGCAAAGGGCGGCAAATACTTTTTGATCTACGACAACAGAGACCAATCCCTAGGTGCAATTTCTACTGGCGAATATCCAGGAGCTCTCATCACCCAGGCGGATGGCCTTTTCCTGCTCAAGGAGGCTATTCCCAAGAAGTACACTATCGCGTTCCCCAACTCTCCATACACCGCTTCGAATCCTAGCGGTGGTCTCATGTCCTCATTCAGCACTTACGGTCCATCTCATGACATGTATCTTAAGCCTGCCTTCTCAGCTCCTGGAGGTGCTATCCTCTCGACCTACCCCATCGCCCTTGGCTCTTGGGAAATCGCCTCAGGTACTTCTATGGCCACTCCCTTTGCCGCCGGTTCTGCTGCTCTCCTCTTGCAAATCAAGGGCAAGACTGCTGCCACTGCCAAAGCCGCCCGTGCGATCTTCCAGAACACCGCTATCCCCGTCAAGCAGACCATTGCAAACACCTCTTTGGTCGAGACCGCCTCCCACCAAGGTGCTGGCCTTCTCAATGTCTATGACGCAATCAAGAACACTGGCAGCTTGACCCCCTCGGAGCTTTTGTTAAACGACACAGCCTACTTTAAGGGAGTCCACACACTCTTGGTCAAGAACGGCGGCAAGAAGTCAGTCACGTACACTCTGACCCACGTCCCTGCTGGCACTGCCAACACTATTAATGGGATTGAGGCTAATC TTGGACCTGTATCCCTTGTCAACAGCGCCGCATCTGTTGCTATCGTCCCCAACAAGGTCACTGTCCCTGCTGGCTGGTCGCTTCCTGTCGTTGTTTCGATCAAGCCTCCCACCGGTCTCGATGCAACCAACTTCCCTGTTTATTCTGGCTACATTAAGGCTACTGGATCTGATAACACAACCCTTCAGTCGACCTACATTGGCGTCGCCGCCAAGCTCAAGGATGCCAAGGTCCTCGACAACACTGATGCTTACTTTGGTGTCAAAATTCCAGTTTTAACCGACAGCCAGGGCGAACCAGTTCCACCCACCGGTTCCGCGACGTACACCATGAAGGGCAACGACACGCCTTTGGTCATCTACCGTCTGGTCCAAGGAACACCTCTCCTACGTGTCGACCTAATCGATTCCAAGACCAACGTCACCACCAACCAGCGCCGCTCAGAAATCGAAGTCGGATTGGGCGAACGTTCCGAGGCTCCAGCTGGCCCTTACTCCACCTTATCCAAGCGCTCCATCCGGGACTGGCTCTTCCCTAACAAGGGTCAGACCTCGGGCGGAACCTTTGCTGCCGTCAAGACGCTTGGAGTTCTCTTCCAGGAAGATTACCTTCCTCGTAATAGCGCCGCTGCCACTGCCGACGCCAATGGTTACACCAGTCTCCAAGTCACTGCGTTTGCTAACGGCACTACTATTCCCGACGGCAGCTACAAGATCTTGGTTCGTGCGCTGAAGATTACCGGCAACCCGAAGAAAGAGGAGGACTACGAGGTTTGGACCAGCTCTACAGTTGTGGTCAAGCGCGCTTGA
- a CDS encoding transcription-associated protein 1, with protein sequence MKATNLPIQDRNPDERESLYQSLAMDMRKEDEAFSGQQERYSARTSSGDHRVPNNRVVWLRVLWPLLFHGVLTVTIAIFMLVYVNDRNFNISERKPTVQLHEGSLVPWEFYAPLQSDITTLLSISIAILRLVAAGWLGPLCWRCAFILMEKYGLRPQQLRRLISYNTVTIPRARATEGTRLTRWLIWVMLAITIPVQLSAPVLTGSITWLPAHHTPQRLSNLTIAIPTLNTGRFTTSRWFSRPENTNRLLRLAAGLTSLTWGRDTSTNTIRRYIPGLQLEVNSTITNTTLPYFSVKSIEWVNNPNATLSTEQLSADPAQPCRRLGIERKECEVRSPAGFLIPDPVVPYDPSSNLTDPKPLVISERRLMKKRIGSVNKGADGSPRCTYSNGTEVSIDNFRVDRPFFYGYTICYAYAWIDYVAGASTCYDCLVSSHRIVQNNSVLHVKEDFATTTALRLAPVVTGLIEEQEIIDVIPTWHSLDEQVIGMLTRAYVVSWVALTDRLAWDNLYNTTYSVSAPASQATVNVSRVCIWLVLQSLVTLSGVLFIYVQSRTRTLIITDMTLAVFYLDTSAIYGRNDHGEEETLPPRRVRLEGDCLRLKIE encoded by the coding sequence ATGAAAGCGACTAATCTGCCCATACAAGACCGGAATCCAGATGAGAGGGAATCGTTATACCAGTCACTGGCCATGGACATGCGGAAAGAGGACGAAGCTTTTTCAGGACAGCAAGAGCGATATTCCGCTAGAACTTCTAGTGGCGATCACAGAGTGCCCAACAATCGCGTCGTTTGGCTACGAGTTCTGTGGCCATTGTTGTTCCATGGAGTTCTGACCGTCACTATCGCCATTTTTATGCTGGTTTACGTAAATGATAGAAACTTTAACATCTCGGAGCGAAAACCAACAGTCCAACTGCACGAGGGCAGTCTGGTACCTTGGGAGTTTTACGCCCCGCTACAATCTGACATAACAACACTCCTCTCGATTTCTATTGCTATCCTTCGTTTGGTCGCTGCTGGATGGCTTGGCCCGTTATGCTGGCGCTGCGCATTCATTCTTATGGAGAAATATGGCCTTAGGCCCCAACAACTTCGCAGGCTGATCTCTTACAATACTGTCACAATACCTCGCGCACGAGCAACCGAAGGAACAAGACTAACTCGGTGGCTCATATGGGTCATGCTTGCCATCACGATTCCTGTACAACTTTCGGCTCCTGTCCTCACAGGTTCCATCACATGGTTACCGGCACACCACACTCCTCAGCGTTTGTCTAACTTAACAATTGCTATACCGACGTTAAATACGGGTCGATTTACCACGAGCCGATGGTTCAGCAGGCCCGAGAACACTAATAGATTACTTCGCCTTGCTGCCGGTCTCACTTCTCTAACCTGGGGGCGTGATACAAGTACCAATACCATAAGGCGTTATATACCAGGACTCCAACTGGAGGTTAACAGTACCATCACGAATACTACACTGCCGTACTTCTCGGTGAAATCTATCGAGTGGGTCAATAACCCCAATGCCACATTGAGCACAGAACAGCTCTCAGCGGACCCCGCGCAGCCATGTCGTAGACTTGGCATAGAAAGAAAAGAGTGTGAGGTGAGGTCGCCCGCCGGATTCCTTATACCAGATCCTGTTGTGCCATATGATCCTAGCTCCAACCTGACCGACCCAAAGCCCCTGGTGATTTCGGAAAGACGTTTAATGAAGAAACGGATAGGGAGTGTTAACAAAGGAGCCGATGGCTCCCCTCGGTGCACCTACTCAAATGGTACTGAAGTTAGCATTGATAACTTCAGAGTCGATCGACCCTTTTTTTACGGCTACACGATCTGCTACGCCTATGCATGGATCGATTATGTTGCCGGTGCCAGTACCTGTTACGATTGCCTGGTTTCGTCACATCGAATTGTTCAAAATAATTCAGTTCTCCATGTGAAGGAAGATTTCGCCACGACAACTGCTTTGCGTCTTGCCCCAGTCGTTACAGGGTTGATTGAAGAACAGGAGATAATCGACGTAATACCTACTTGGCACAGCTTAGATGAGCAGGTTATTGGGATGCTTACCCGTGCCTACGTCGTATCTTGGGTGGCTCTAACAGATAGGCTAGCTTGGGACAACTTATATAACACCACATACTCCGTCTCAGCCCCCGCTTCTCAGGCTACAGTGAACGTCTCACGCGTCTGCATCTGGCTCGTTTTGCAGTCCCTTGTTACCCTGTCTGGTGTGTTATTCATATATGTCCAATCACGGACGCGCACCCTCATCATAACCGATATGACATTGGCCGTCTTTTATCTAGACACCAGTGCCATATACGGACGAAATGATCATGGCGAGGAGGAAACTCTTCCTCCACGACGGGTTCGGTTGGAGGGAGATTGCCTGAGACTCAAGATTGAGTGA